Proteins from one Bacteroidota bacterium genomic window:
- the lptC gene encoding LPS export ABC transporter periplasmic protein LptC, with amino-acid sequence MFKPQILFFFIIIFLLFFSACNKAKLEDVEALTNEEVFPAEIAKDIEFTFSDSGKVKGILLAPLMESYQGSAPYREMKKGLTVTFYNNNIPSSFLRANYGIQHINKKLIEVKGNVVVVNTNNDTLTTEQLFWNQRKAKVYSEKYVRVRRKNEIIKSQGFESDPEFKEYKFYDIRGVINLKETEDEE; translated from the coding sequence ATGTTTAAGCCTCAAATATTATTTTTCTTTATTATTATTTTTCTACTTTTTTTTTCAGCTTGTAACAAAGCAAAACTCGAAGATGTAGAAGCACTCACAAATGAAGAAGTATTTCCTGCCGAAATAGCAAAAGATATTGAATTTACATTTAGTGATTCTGGAAAAGTTAAAGGAATATTACTTGCTCCACTAATGGAATCATACCAAGGAAGTGCTCCTTACCGTGAAATGAAAAAAGGACTTACAGTTACTTTTTATAACAATAATATTCCAAGTAGTTTTTTACGTGCCAATTACGGAATTCAGCATATCAATAAAAAATTAATTGAAGTAAAAGGAAATGTTGTGGTAGTAAACACAAATAATGATACACTTACAACTGAACAATTATTTTGGAATCAAAGAAAAGCAAAAGTATATTCCGAAAAATATGTTAGAGTTAGAAGAAAAAATGAAATAATAAAAAGTCAAGGTTTTGAATCTGACCCGGAATTCAAAGAATATAAATTTTATGATATTAGAGGAGTAATTAATTTAAAGGAAACTGAAGATGAAGAATAA
- the fsa gene encoding fructose-6-phosphate aldolase: MKFFADTANIEKIKEVMDLGILDGVTTNPSLMAKEGIKGEKNIRNHYKKICEIVDGDVSAEVIATDFETMLKEARELAAIDDNIVVKVPMIKDGLKAIKQLTSEGIKTNCTLVFSAGQAILAAKAGATYISPFLGRLDDISRDGIELIEQLTHIFSMQNFKTEILAASIRSPMHIVKCAELGADVVTCPPENILKLLNHPLTDSGLKTFLEDFKKSQE, translated from the coding sequence ATGAAATTTTTTGCTGATACAGCTAATATTGAAAAAATAAAAGAAGTAATGGACTTAGGTATTTTAGATGGCGTAACAACAAATCCATCTTTAATGGCAAAGGAAGGTATTAAAGGTGAAAAAAATATTAGAAATCATTATAAAAAAATATGCGAAATTGTTGATGGTGATGTTAGTGCGGAAGTAATAGCTACTGATTTTGAGACAATGCTAAAAGAAGCAAGAGAGCTTGCTGCAATTGATGATAACATTGTTGTAAAAGTGCCTATGATAAAAGATGGTTTGAAAGCAATCAAACAATTAACTTCAGAAGGAATAAAAACAAATTGTACTTTGGTTTTTTCTGCTGGTCAAGCAATTTTAGCAGCAAAAGCAGGTGCTACATATATTTCTCCATTTTTAGGTAGGTTGGATGATATTTCAAGAGATGGGATTGAATTAATAGAGCAACTTACTCATATTTTTTCTATGCAGAATTTTAAGACAGAAATCCTTGCTGCTTCAATAAGAAGTCCTATGCATATTGTAAAATGTGCTGAATTAGGTGCTGATGTTGTTACTTGCCCTCCCGAGAATATCCTAAAATTGTTAAATCATCCTTTAACAGATAGTGGATTAAAAACATTTCTGGAAGATTTTAAAAAGTCACAGGAATAA